The nucleotide sequence aaatatgcaTTAAGACATTATGTTTTtgaaagatataaatatcatttttatttctataatataacacattttaatatacatataatatttaatattattttatcatcTATGACAAGTAATACATCGGttaaatgtaatataaattgGTTCTTTCCAGGTAAACATTTATTTGAGTCAGattttttaagaaaatGCTTTCATATACTCATGGAAAAGAGTCTCAACAATAATACATTGGAAAATTACAacgaaataaaaaaaattatagaaTGTTTTCAAGATGgtcataataataataacgaAAATAATCAACATGTTAACAAGAACGATGGGGATTCTAAGTTGACACCTTCTCATGATATCAACTTAGACCTTACAAAGTATAACATACAAAATATACTaccaattttttttgaaaataagTTATTCAgtgaaaattataaaaacttatttttacacgaagaaaaatgttttaaaaatattaaatcaaaaatga is from Plasmodium reichenowi strain SY57 chromosome 5, whole genome shotgun sequence and encodes:
- a CDS encoding hypothetical protein (conserved Plasmodium protein, unknown function), which codes for MGINSYFMKYIKVTYITRRRSEMKKTIENLKNNIYTYNTYSCKNIIYHMKDVEGLNINNNDYIVKIDENIENLLKFINPLNICNKKDNDEKITSFYNINKNNLDIKEDHNFLSGNDMYILKYKINHIIGKRGKREQYRYTYLKSPFKYKYALRHYVFERYKYHFYFYNITHFNIHIIFNIILSSMTSNTSVKCNINWFFPGKHLFESDFLRKCFHILMEKSLNNNTLENYNEIKKIIECFQDGHNNNNENNQHVNKNDGDSKLTPSHDINLDLTKYNIQNILPIFFENKLFSENYKNLFLHEEKCFKNIKSKMRKKNIHWFINKSTNI